One stretch of Chryseobacterium sp. LJ668 DNA includes these proteins:
- a CDS encoding DUF4293 domain-containing protein: MLQRIQTIWILLSVLAAAFLYITGQDVKVFGNVPIISISSIVLVLVGAFSLFSFKNRKRQIMLNNISIIINALLIGILVYWVQNLSGGIDFPEKGIEPVFPLIAVICLLLANLFIKKDERLVKSVDRLR, from the coding sequence ATGTTACAAAGAATACAGACTATTTGGATTTTGCTATCCGTTTTAGCAGCGGCTTTCCTATACATTACAGGACAGGATGTAAAAGTTTTCGGAAATGTCCCGATCATAAGCATCTCATCAATTGTTTTGGTTTTGGTAGGTGCATTCAGTTTGTTTAGCTTTAAAAACAGAAAAAGACAGATCATGCTGAATAATATCAGCATCATTATAAACGCTTTGTTGATTGGTATATTGGTGTATTGGGTACAAAACTTATCCGGAGGAATAGATTTTCCTGAGAAGGGTATTGAGCCGGTTTTCCCGTTGATTGCGGTAATCTGTTTGCTTTTGGCAAACCTATTTATCAAGAAAGATGAGAGGCTCGTAAAATCTGTAGACAGACTCCGATAA